In Lotus japonicus ecotype B-129 chromosome 5, LjGifu_v1.2, one genomic interval encodes:
- the LOC130718229 gene encoding uncharacterized protein LOC130718229, with the protein MLVQRRVMSWRRVAKAFQALLAHALLFCFTLLLALKLDGTLLSSWWTVFFPLWLFHAVVARGRFSLPAPSMPHGRQWAPCHSIIAAPVLVAFELLLCIHLSSSYDVNLKIVFIPLIAFEVVILIDNVRMCRALMPGDDENLTDEAVWETLPHFWISISMVFFIAATVFTLLKICGDVAALGWWDLFINFGIAQCFAFLVCTKWHNPTIHGSCQITEPCSSSNSIRYLDWSRGGIVVSTDEDRQQNRLCNLQDIGGHIMKIPFVGFQILLFMHLEGTPSNAKDIPNWVIFFPLILLQGAGVLFAVYRLIEKIVLLLYTGDIPRSYSSIASKSCDCFGFFRRGSRLLGWWSIDEGSREEEARLYCAGNSGYNTFSPDTVKKMPRADLVEEIWRLQAALGEQTEVTISSQEEYEKLQNEKILCRICFEEQINVVLLPCKHHILCSTCCEKCKRCPICRSTIEEKMPVYDV; encoded by the exons ATGCTGGTTCAGAGAAGGGTCATGAGTTGGAGAAGGGTCGCCAAAGCCTTCCAAGCTCTGCTAGCTCATGCCTTGCTCTTCTGCTTCACTCTTCTTCTTGCTCTCAAGCTTGATGGGACCTTGCTTTCTTCATGGTG GACTGTATTTTTTCCTCTATGGCTTTTTCATGCTGTGGTGGCTCGAGGCCGATTTTCATTGCCTGCTCCTTCAATGCCTCATGGTCGCCAA TGGGCTCCTTGTCATTCAATCATAGCAGCACCTGTACTTGTTGCATTTGAGCTACTTCTTTGTATACATCTCAGCAGCAGTTATG ACGTGAATTTAAAGATTGTATTCATACCTCTGATAGCTTTTGAAGTGGTGATTTTGATTGATAACGTCAG GATGTGTAGGGCTTTGATGCCTGGAGATGATGAAAATTTGACCGACGAAGCAGTATGGGAAACTCTTCCT CACTTCTGGATTTCAATATCCATGGTCTTCTTTATTGCTGCCACAGTGTTCACCCTCCTAAAGATATGTG GTGATGTTGCTGCTCTAGGCTGGTGGGACTTATTTATTAACTTTGG CATTGCACAGTGCTTTGCGTTTCTTGTTTGTACGAAGTGGCACAATCCAACAATTCATGGAAGCTGTCAGATTACCGAACCATGTTCGTCGTCGAATTCCATAAGATACCTGGACTGGAGTAGAGGAGGCATAGTTGTTTCTACAGATGAAGATAGGCAGCAAAATAGGTTATGCAATCTGCAGGACATTGGCGGGCATATTATGAAAATTCCATTTGTTGGTTTCCAAATACTTCTTTTTATGCATTTAGAG GGAACACCATCCAATGCAAAGGATATACCCAATTGGGTCATTTTTTTCCCTCTTATTTTATTGCAAGGAGCTGGGGTTTTATTTGCAGTATATAGATTAATAGAGAAGATAGTTCTTTTACTCTACACTGGAGATATTCCTAGAAGCTACTCATCTATAGCATCTAAATCTTGTGACTGCTTCGGGTTCTTTCGTCGTGGGTCAAG GTTGCTAGGTTGGTGGTCAATAGATGAAGGAAGTAGAGAGGAAGAAGCTAGACTTTATTGTGCTGGGAATTCTGG GTATAATACTTTCTCTCCTGATACGGTGAAGAAAATGCCTAGAGCAGATCTTGTTGAGGAG ATTTGGAGACTTCAAGCTGCATTGGGTGAGCAGACAGAAGTTACAATATCTAGCCAGGAGGAGTATGAAAAACTTCAAAAC GAGAAGATCTTATGTAGAATTTGCTTCGAAGAGCAAATTAATGTGGTCCTACTTCCCTGCAAGCATCACATTCTTTGCAG CACTTGCTGCGAAAAATGTAAAAGGTGCCCGATCTGCCGTAGCACCATTGAAGAAAAGATGCCAGTGTATGATGTGTAG
- the LOC130720226 gene encoding leucoanthocyanidin reductase-like, producing the protein MATKGRVLIIGATGFMGKLMAEASLAAAHPTYLLVRQPLIPSKATIVKTFQDKGAMVIQGVINDKEFMQKILKEYQIDIVISTVGGAHGLLDQLTLVEAMKSVNTIKRFLPSEFGHDVDRADPVEPGLAMYKEKRLVRRVIEESGIPYTYICCNSIASWPYYNNCHPSQLPPPLDQMHIYGDGTVKAYFVDGFDIGKFTMKLVDDARALNKVVHFRPSSNYYSMNELASLWENKVGRKIPRVTISEDDLLALAAEKCIPESIVASITHDIFIKGCQVNYNIDGVHDIEIGTLYPDETFRSLEDCFEDFVTMIVEKIHKGENEVYGTKSLVEAVPITASC; encoded by the exons ATGGCAACCAAGGGCAGAGTCCTGATCATCGGAGCAACTGGTTTCATGGGCAAGTTAATGGCAGAGGCCAGCCTCGCCGCGGCACACCCAACCTATTTGCTCGTCCGCCAACCTCTCATCCCTTCCAAGGCCACCATTGTTAAAACCTTCCAAGACAAAGGTGCCATGGTCATTCAG GGTGTCATAAATGATAAAGAGTTCATGCAGAAGATTTTGAAAGAGTACCAAATAGACATCGTCATTTCTACTGTCGGCGGGGCTCACGGTTTGCTGGATCAGCTTACACTGGTGGAGGCCATGAAATCTGTCAACACTATAAaa AGGTTTTTGCCTTCAGAATTTGGGCACGATGTGGACAGGGCAGATCCTGTGGAGCCAGGTCTAGCAATGTACAAAGAGAAACGTTTGGTTAGGCGTGTGATTGAGGAATCTGGAATCCCATACACCTACATCTGTTGCAATTCAATTGCTTCTTGGCCCTACTATAACAATTGTCATCCATCACAGCTTCCTCCACCCTTGGATCAGATGCACATATATGGTGATGGCACTGTCAAAG CTTACTTTGTTGATGGCTTTGATATTGGGAAATTCACAATGAAGCTTGTTGATGATGCCAGAGCACTAAACAAAGTTGTTCATTTTCGACCGTCCAGCAACTATTATAGCATGAATGAGCTTGCTTCTTTATGGGAAAACAAAGTTGGTCGAAAAATCCCCAGAGTCACCATCTCAGAAGATGATCTTCTAGCACTAGCTGCAG AGAAATGTATACCAGAGAGCATTGTAGCATCTATCACACATGATATCTTCATCAAAGGTTGTCAAGTGAACTACAACATAGATGGTGTTCATGACATTGAGATAGGGACTCTCTATCCTGATGAAACATTCAGGAGCTTAGAGGATTGTTTTGAGGATTTTGTTACCATGATCGTTGAAAAGATACATAAAGGGGAAAATGAAGTCTATGGCACAAAGTCTTTAGTGGAAGCAGTGCCAATCACAGCTTCCTGTTGA